One Dietzia sp. JS16-p6b genomic window carries:
- a CDS encoding cation:proton antiporter has product MTTTILASEASPTELVSLFWIVLAVWAAPVLSGVTRSFIPGVVLLLAGRMVIGPHGLGLAVESGGVALLSELGLGMLFLLAGFELEVSTLTGRSGRRAAGTWAVSLVLAAGVGWLVSGRWETAVAIGLLLTSTAIGTLLPILKGSGHDSTPVGRAVLTHGAVGELGPILVMAVLLGTRSIESSIAAVGLFLLAALVILAAPARLLHVPALGRALLRGTTSTGQLAMRTVILLLATMMVVATVFGLDVVLGAFAAGMILRRLVDSLGAHLREAGQSPDRGLATVLLRQLETVGYTVFIPAFFVVSGMSIDLRAVAASPWVLVAAVVSMLVLRGGGVWVSETVARVSPGLEGPRERARVGLYAATGLPIIVAVTEVAVNNGLMTGEISSVLVAAGAVTVLLFPLLAEAVRAGAPSSRR; this is encoded by the coding sequence GTGACCACCACCATCCTGGCCTCCGAGGCGTCCCCCACCGAACTCGTCTCGTTGTTCTGGATCGTTCTGGCCGTCTGGGCGGCTCCGGTGCTGTCCGGTGTCACCCGCTCGTTCATCCCCGGCGTGGTGCTGCTCTTGGCGGGCAGGATGGTGATCGGCCCCCACGGTCTGGGCCTCGCGGTGGAATCCGGCGGTGTCGCGCTCCTCTCCGAGCTCGGTCTGGGGATGCTGTTCCTCCTGGCCGGGTTCGAGCTCGAGGTCTCCACCCTGACCGGGCGCAGCGGACGCCGGGCGGCCGGGACCTGGGCCGTCAGCCTCGTCCTGGCGGCCGGGGTGGGGTGGCTGGTCTCGGGACGCTGGGAGACGGCCGTGGCGATAGGCCTCCTGCTCACCTCCACCGCCATCGGTACGCTCCTGCCCATCCTCAAGGGGTCGGGTCACGACAGCACTCCCGTGGGCAGAGCCGTCCTCACCCACGGAGCGGTCGGGGAACTGGGACCGATCCTGGTGATGGCGGTGCTGCTCGGTACCCGCAGCATCGAGTCCTCGATCGCGGCGGTCGGATTGTTCCTCCTGGCCGCGCTCGTCATCCTGGCGGCGCCGGCCCGACTGCTCCACGTCCCCGCACTCGGCCGGGCGCTGCTGAGAGGCACCACCTCCACCGGCCAGCTGGCCATGCGCACGGTGATCCTGCTCCTGGCCACCATGATGGTGGTGGCCACGGTGTTCGGTCTCGACGTGGTGCTCGGCGCCTTCGCCGCCGGGATGATCTTGCGCCGGCTGGTCGACTCCCTCGGGGCACATCTGCGCGAGGCAGGACAGTCCCCGGATCGGGGGCTGGCCACGGTCCTGCTCCGCCAGCTGGAGACCGTCGGCTACACCGTGTTCATCCCGGCCTTCTTCGTGGTGTCGGGGATGAGCATCGACCTCAGGGCGGTGGCGGCCTCGCCGTGGGTGCTGGTGGCCGCCGTGGTGAGCATGCTCGTCCTCCGTGGCGGCGGGGTGTGGGTGAGCGAGACCGTCGCCCGCGTGAGCCCCGGCCTCGAGGGCCCGCGGGAGCGGGCGCGGGTGGGTCTGTACGCGGCGACCGGCCTGCCGATCATCGTGGCGGTGACCGAGGTCGCCGTGAACAACGGCCTGATGACGGGCGAGATCTCCTCCGTGTTGGTGGCGGCGGGGGCGGTCACCGTCCTGCTCTTCCCCCTCCTGGCGGAGGCGGTGCGGGCCGGCGCGCCGTCCTCCCGTCGCTAA
- a CDS encoding endonuclease/exonuclease/phosphatase family protein, with the protein MAPHDPGVAQAAPPEPSSLIGCVREPCLHVMSWNIRRPVPAVMTRSADRWDRRAPAIRSLLSAERPTLLGAQEVLPDQAAVMSGALGPGYRVIGRGRGAGGRGEASPIFYDSARLEVLEWDQLALSDHPVRAGSLSWGNLIPRVMVTATFRDRRTGREFRMINTHLDPFSARSRLRSARAVLELVSAAGAPTVVTGDLNTGPGGAAVRELVRDGGLVDTWLSARARVSEEWGTYTGYRAPRRNGTRIDWIFASPAVRVIRAAVNPARPGGVWASDHLPVHAVVRLDEGGVEE; encoded by the coding sequence ATGGCACCGCACGACCCCGGCGTCGCCCAGGCCGCGCCGCCCGAGCCGTCGTCACTCATCGGCTGCGTGCGCGAACCGTGCCTCCACGTGATGAGCTGGAACATCCGCCGGCCGGTGCCGGCCGTCATGACGCGGTCGGCGGACAGGTGGGATCGACGCGCGCCGGCGATCCGGTCGCTCCTGTCCGCCGAGCGCCCGACGCTCCTCGGCGCCCAGGAGGTGCTGCCCGACCAGGCCGCGGTGATGTCGGGCGCCCTCGGCCCCGGATACCGGGTCATCGGTCGCGGGCGTGGGGCGGGCGGGCGCGGCGAGGCCTCCCCGATCTTCTACGACTCGGCGAGGCTCGAGGTGCTCGAGTGGGACCAGCTCGCGTTGTCCGACCACCCCGTTCGCGCGGGCTCGCTGTCCTGGGGGAACCTCATCCCCCGGGTGATGGTGACGGCGACCTTCCGTGATCGCCGGACCGGCCGCGAGTTCCGGATGATCAACACCCACCTCGACCCGTTCTCCGCGCGGTCGCGTCTCCGCTCGGCGCGGGCCGTTCTCGAGCTGGTGTCCGCCGCGGGGGCGCCGACCGTGGTGACCGGCGACCTCAACACGGGCCCGGGGGGCGCGGCGGTGCGCGAGTTGGTCAGGGACGGCGGCCTCGTCGACACGTGGCTCAGCGCGCGGGCCCGCGTGAGCGAGGAGTGGGGGACGTACACCGGCTACCGCGCGCCCCGGAGGAACGGCACGCGCATCGACTGGATCTTCGCCTCGCCGGCGGTGAGGGTGATCCGCGCCGCGGTCAACCCGGCGCGGCCCGGCGGGGTCTGGGCGTCCGACCATCTGCCCGTCCACGCCGTGGTGCGTCTCGACGAAGGCGGCGTCGAGGAGTGA
- a CDS encoding dihydrofolate reductase family protein: protein MVRVHNFSVSLDGFGTGEGQCLEAPFGHAGHRLLEWALPTRTFQDMGFHGDREASVGVDETFASRWNTGVGVEIMGRNKFSPTRGPWGDDPWRGWWGDTPPFHTPVIVLTHHPRPTLELDGGTTFHFMDADPATALDAARELAGGLDVRIGGGASTIRQFLRADLIDQMHIVVVPVILGRGERLWDGVEGLEERFHIESTPSPSGVIHLSFWRRRTPGPRTTSGV from the coding sequence CTGGTCCGGGTCCACAACTTCTCCGTCTCGCTGGACGGGTTCGGAACGGGGGAGGGGCAGTGCCTCGAGGCGCCCTTCGGTCACGCCGGGCACCGGTTGTTGGAGTGGGCGCTACCGACACGAACCTTTCAGGACATGGGATTCCACGGGGACCGAGAGGCCTCGGTCGGGGTCGACGAGACGTTCGCGAGCCGATGGAACACGGGTGTCGGCGTGGAGATCATGGGCCGTAACAAGTTCTCCCCCACCCGGGGTCCATGGGGGGACGACCCGTGGCGTGGCTGGTGGGGAGACACCCCGCCCTTCCACACGCCGGTGATCGTCCTGACCCATCACCCCAGGCCGACGCTGGAGCTGGACGGCGGCACCACGTTCCACTTCATGGACGCCGACCCCGCCACGGCGCTCGACGCCGCGCGCGAACTGGCAGGCGGCCTGGACGTCCGCATCGGCGGGGGAGCGAGCACGATCCGTCAGTTCCTCCGGGCGGACCTGATCGACCAGATGCACATCGTCGTGGTGCCCGTCATCCTGGGTCGGGGTGAACGATTGTGGGACGGGGTGGAGGGGCTCGAGGAGCGGTTCCACATCGAGTCGACACCCTCCCCCAGCGGGGTCATCCACCTGAGCTTCTGGCGTCGTCGCACGCCGGGGCCGCGGACGACCTCAGGCGTGTGA
- a CDS encoding helix-turn-helix transcriptional regulator, whose protein sequence is MARASTTSDVFNAIAEPQRREILVLLREGERPATEVAVELGITQPGASKHLRVLREVGLVRDRREGKQRIYHLDPGGLRPVHEWVGGFERFWNESFDRLDDYVREIARAEEE, encoded by the coding sequence ATGGCACGCGCATCCACCACCTCGGACGTGTTCAACGCGATCGCCGAACCACAGCGCAGGGAGATCCTGGTGCTCCTGCGGGAGGGTGAGCGGCCGGCGACCGAGGTGGCTGTGGAGCTGGGGATCACCCAGCCCGGAGCCTCCAAGCACCTGCGCGTGCTCCGCGAGGTCGGCCTGGTGCGCGACCGACGCGAGGGCAAGCAGCGCATCTACCACCTCGATCCCGGCGGGCTCCGACCCGTCCACGAGTGGGTCGGCGGGTTCGAGCGGTTCTGGAACGAGAGCTTCGACAGGCTGGACGACTACGTCCGCGAGATCGCGCGGGCCGAGGAGGAATAG
- a CDS encoding lipase family protein — MTMTHAGKGYLHIWAFRAVGMRIRARCEGMTMSEKVDERVGRNRRAAGIILAIASIALGALVILAHLDLPEIVRLAGIGLVVVGLATVIGVDGAGHSRRWTRMLTGVAMVVAGIVVLVWQSASIRSLLWVMVTALIVHGVHTIVAAVRSETDRRVAGLFSGTAAVLLGLLCLVWPVLAIELIRYAVGAWLVFVGLRGLVDPWFHRRRSRATDRAESGLLRRWGRTILAVTVFLVVVALAIGSAVLLRGDDRPAPDGFYTSSEPLPAEAGMLLKAETLTVGVPPGADAWRILYTSTAPDDSVVAVSGTVIAPGDRTADPLPLLSVAHGTTGIVPRCAPSLSPTPFADGAGEALTQMVIQHGWAGVISDYSGLGTPGMHPYLVGEVEARNVLDASRAAQQLDGLNLSSETVVWGHSQGGHGALWTGQIAEDYAPELTVLGIAGMAPATDLYTLAEMSKGEVGGKTVSAYIAHSWNEVFPELDLAGRLNPGTAHGVEKIGELCFNEQDAIAALVRGTQIPEQVFPDSVLDGDLGEKLRENSPTGPWPAPVLIAQGLADPLVKPAMQQDWVDARCADGEPLDYRTFPGRDHNGVVAADSPLTPQLVSWTLDRWNRVAPTPTC; from the coding sequence ATGACCATGACGCACGCTGGTAAGGGATATCTTCACATCTGGGCGTTCCGTGCCGTCGGCATGAGGATCCGAGCCCGGTGCGAGGGGATGACGATGAGCGAGAAGGTCGACGAACGGGTCGGGAGGAACAGGCGGGCCGCGGGGATCATCCTGGCGATCGCGTCGATCGCCCTGGGAGCCCTGGTGATCCTGGCCCACCTCGACCTCCCGGAGATCGTCAGGCTTGCGGGGATCGGTCTCGTCGTCGTCGGACTCGCGACGGTGATCGGCGTCGACGGCGCCGGACACTCCCGGCGGTGGACGCGGATGCTCACCGGTGTTGCCATGGTGGTGGCGGGAATCGTGGTGCTGGTGTGGCAGTCCGCGAGTATTCGCAGCCTGCTCTGGGTCATGGTCACCGCGCTGATCGTGCACGGGGTCCACACGATCGTGGCGGCGGTCCGGAGCGAGACCGACCGCCGGGTGGCGGGACTGTTCAGCGGCACCGCCGCCGTCCTGTTGGGGCTGTTGTGCCTGGTCTGGCCGGTTCTCGCGATCGAGCTGATCAGGTACGCGGTGGGCGCGTGGTTGGTGTTCGTGGGGCTGCGCGGGCTTGTGGATCCATGGTTCCACCGCCGACGGTCACGAGCGACCGACAGGGCGGAGTCGGGACTCCTCCGCCGATGGGGACGGACGATCCTCGCGGTGACGGTCTTCCTGGTGGTGGTCGCGCTCGCGATCGGCAGCGCCGTGCTGCTGCGCGGGGACGACCGCCCGGCACCCGACGGTTTCTACACCTCTTCGGAGCCACTACCCGCCGAAGCCGGAATGCTGCTCAAGGCCGAGACCCTCACCGTCGGCGTCCCCCCCGGGGCCGACGCCTGGCGCATCCTCTACACCAGTACAGCGCCGGACGACTCCGTCGTGGCCGTGAGCGGCACCGTCATCGCCCCGGGTGACCGCACCGCGGACCCCCTCCCGCTGCTCAGCGTCGCGCACGGGACCACCGGCATCGTCCCGCGATGCGCGCCGTCGCTGAGTCCCACCCCGTTCGCCGATGGTGCGGGAGAGGCGCTCACGCAGATGGTGATCCAGCACGGCTGGGCGGGGGTGATCTCGGACTACTCGGGTCTGGGCACGCCGGGAATGCACCCGTACCTGGTCGGAGAGGTGGAGGCGCGCAACGTCCTCGACGCCTCCCGCGCCGCGCAGCAGCTCGACGGCCTGAACCTCAGCAGCGAGACCGTGGTCTGGGGGCACTCCCAGGGCGGGCACGGTGCGTTGTGGACCGGCCAGATCGCCGAGGACTACGCCCCCGAGCTCACGGTGCTCGGCATAGCCGGTATGGCCCCCGCCACCGACCTCTACACCCTCGCCGAGATGAGCAAGGGCGAGGTGGGCGGTAAGACGGTCTCCGCCTACATCGCCCACTCGTGGAACGAGGTCTTCCCCGAGCTGGATCTGGCCGGGCGGCTCAACCCGGGCACCGCGCACGGCGTGGAGAAGATCGGCGAGTTGTGCTTCAACGAGCAGGACGCGATCGCCGCGCTGGTCCGGGGGACCCAGATCCCGGAGCAGGTGTTCCCCGATTCGGTGCTCGACGGCGATCTGGGGGAGAAGCTGCGGGAGAACTCGCCGACCGGCCCGTGGCCGGCGCCCGTGCTGATCGCCCAGGGGCTGGCCGACCCGCTGGTCAAACCGGCGATGCAGCAGGACTGGGTGGACGCCAGATGCGCGGACGGTGAACCGCTCGACTATCGGACCTTCCCCGGCCGGGACCACAACGGAGTGGTCGCCGCGGACTCCCCGCTGACCCCGCAACTCGTCTCCTGGACCCTCGACCGCTGGAACCGGGTGGCCCCCACGCCCACCTGCTGA
- the arfB gene encoding alternative ribosome rescue aminoacyl-tRNA hydrolase ArfB, which translates to MDDLRVMPGPGLSHGLRVPAGELVEQFSRSSGPGGQGVNTTDSRVQLSLDLATTTALNDAQRDRALDRLAPSLAGSVLTVAASEHRSQRQNRRAARDRLAALLREALAPDAVRRPTRPTYGSRLRRLEAKSRRSQAKAARRRPGASD; encoded by the coding sequence ATGGACGATCTGCGAGTGATGCCCGGCCCGGGCCTCTCCCACGGTCTCCGCGTGCCCGCAGGAGAGCTCGTCGAGCAGTTCTCGCGGTCCTCGGGACCCGGCGGTCAGGGTGTCAACACCACGGACTCCCGTGTGCAGTTGAGCCTGGACCTCGCCACGACCACGGCGCTGAACGACGCCCAACGCGACCGCGCTCTCGACCGGCTCGCACCGTCGCTCGCGGGCAGCGTCCTCACCGTCGCCGCGTCGGAACACCGGTCCCAGCGGCAGAATCGGCGGGCCGCGCGGGACCGACTCGCGGCCCTGCTCCGGGAGGCGCTCGCCCCCGACGCGGTCCGGCGGCCGACACGGCCGACCTACGGATCGCGCCTACGTCGACTGGAGGCGAAGAGTCGACGCTCACAGGCCAAAGCGGCCCGGAGACGCCCGGGCGCATCGGACTGA
- a CDS encoding isocitrate lyase/phosphoenolpyruvate mutase family protein, producing MTDVDRRARELAALHESGDLIVLPTVWDTWSARIAAAVGFEGLTVGSHPVADAIGSADGEQMDFGEYLEVVGRIASSVDLPVSADVESGYGLAPDELIARLLEAGAVGANIEDVVHGEGDRVRDKHEHADYIAAARRAADDAGVPFVINGRTDAVKLGGEVFSDPLAEAAERIVLMEQAGARSVYPVGLTSADQVTRLVRAVSIPVNVTAHPVKGHGAGDLAVLRNLGVRRVSFGPLWQMWLTKVSTEQLSYWAGPDQ from the coding sequence ATGACCGATGTGGATCGACGAGCACGGGAACTGGCAGCTCTGCACGAGTCGGGCGACCTGATAGTCCTCCCCACCGTCTGGGACACCTGGAGTGCCCGGATCGCCGCGGCCGTGGGGTTCGAGGGACTCACCGTGGGGAGCCACCCGGTCGCCGACGCGATCGGGAGCGCCGACGGCGAACAGATGGATTTCGGCGAGTACCTCGAGGTGGTGGGCAGGATAGCCAGTTCGGTCGACCTCCCGGTGAGCGCGGACGTGGAATCCGGCTACGGACTCGCCCCGGACGAGCTGATCGCCCGCCTGCTCGAGGCCGGCGCGGTCGGCGCCAACATCGAGGACGTGGTCCACGGTGAGGGCGACCGGGTCCGCGACAAGCACGAGCACGCCGACTACATCGCCGCCGCCCGCCGGGCGGCCGACGACGCCGGGGTGCCCTTCGTGATCAACGGCCGCACCGACGCGGTCAAGTTGGGCGGCGAGGTCTTCTCCGACCCTCTCGCCGAGGCGGCCGAGCGCATCGTGCTGATGGAACAGGCGGGTGCGCGCTCGGTCTACCCGGTGGGCCTCACCTCCGCGGATCAGGTGACCAGGCTCGTGCGGGCGGTCTCGATCCCGGTCAACGTCACCGCTCATCCCGTGAAGGGCCACGGCGCCGGTGACCTCGCCGTCCTCAGGAACCTTGGGGTGCGAAGGGTGTCGTTCGGCCCGCTGTGGCAGATGTGGCTCACGAAGGTCTCCACCGAACAGCTCTCCTACTGGGCCGGCCCCGACCAGTAG
- a CDS encoding NADP-dependent isocitrate dehydrogenase, with product MTQGRQKIIYTLTDEAPRLATEAFLPVVRTFADAADIDVTTSDISVAARILAAFPDRLTDEQKVPDNLAELGELTQKPGTNIIKLPNISASVPQLNTAIAELQAKGYDIPKYPYDPKTPEEVEAAERLSACLGSAVNPVLRQGNSDRRAPKAVKEYARANPHSMGKWSMASQTHVAHMTHGDFYAGEKSIILDRACDARMEVVTPDGETHVLKTVPLEKGEVVDSMFMSKKALLEFYEEQLNDAKETGVMFSLHVKATMMKVSHPIVFGHAVRVFYKEAFAKHHDLFEELGINVNNGMVDLYNKIDSLPSSKKEEIIEDLHRCHEYRPELAMVDSARGITNFHSPSDIIVDASMPAMIRIGGKMYGADGRKKDTKAVIPESTFARIYQEIINFCKTNGAFDPTTMGTVPNVGLMAQKAEEYGSHDKTFEVQYDGVANIVDAATGEVLLSQNVEAGDIWRMCTVKDAPIRDWVKLAVDRARASEMPAVFWLDPYRPHENNLITLVKKYLEDHDTEGLDIQIMSQVRAMRYTLERAWRGLDTISVTGNILRDYLTDLFPILELGTSAKMLSIVPLMAGGGLYETGAGGSAPKHVQQLVEENHLRWDSLGEFLALGASLDDLGRKDDNPKATILAKTLDTATGKLLENRKSPSRVTGELDNRGSQFWLALYWAQELAEQTDDSDLAAHFAPLAEKLTADKDTILGELLEVQGKEVDLGGYFQPSVDKLREVMRPSATFNAALESLGG from the coding sequence ATGACCCAAGGCAGACAGAAGATCATCTACACCCTCACCGATGAGGCACCACGACTGGCCACGGAGGCCTTCCTCCCGGTCGTCCGCACGTTCGCGGACGCCGCCGACATAGACGTCACGACGAGCGACATCTCGGTCGCCGCCCGCATCCTGGCCGCGTTCCCCGACCGGTTGACCGACGAGCAGAAGGTGCCCGACAACCTGGCCGAGCTGGGTGAGCTGACCCAGAAGCCCGGCACCAACATCATCAAGCTCCCCAATATCAGCGCCTCGGTGCCCCAGCTGAACACCGCGATCGCGGAGCTCCAGGCCAAGGGTTACGACATCCCCAAGTACCCGTACGATCCCAAGACCCCGGAGGAGGTCGAGGCCGCCGAGCGGCTCTCGGCATGCCTGGGCAGTGCCGTGAACCCGGTGCTCCGCCAGGGCAACTCCGACCGCCGCGCCCCGAAGGCTGTCAAGGAGTACGCCCGGGCAAACCCACACTCGATGGGCAAGTGGTCGATGGCGTCGCAGACCCACGTCGCGCACATGACGCACGGCGACTTCTACGCCGGCGAGAAGTCGATCATCCTCGACCGGGCCTGCGACGCACGAATGGAGGTCGTGACCCCGGACGGCGAGACCCACGTCCTCAAGACGGTCCCCCTCGAGAAGGGCGAGGTCGTCGACTCGATGTTCATGAGCAAGAAGGCGTTGCTCGAGTTCTACGAGGAGCAACTCAACGACGCCAAGGAGACGGGCGTCATGTTCTCGCTCCACGTCAAGGCCACCATGATGAAGGTCAGCCACCCCATCGTGTTCGGTCACGCCGTGAGGGTCTTCTACAAGGAGGCCTTCGCCAAGCACCACGATCTGTTCGAGGAGCTGGGCATCAATGTCAACAACGGCATGGTCGACCTCTACAACAAGATCGATTCGCTTCCCTCCTCCAAGAAGGAGGAGATCATCGAGGATCTGCACCGGTGCCACGAGTACCGGCCGGAGCTCGCGATGGTCGACTCGGCGCGCGGCATCACCAACTTCCACTCCCCCTCGGACATCATCGTCGACGCGTCCATGCCCGCGATGATCCGCATCGGCGGGAAGATGTACGGTGCCGACGGCCGTAAGAAGGACACCAAGGCGGTGATCCCTGAGTCCACGTTCGCACGGATCTACCAGGAGATCATCAACTTCTGCAAGACCAACGGGGCGTTCGACCCCACCACGATGGGCACCGTCCCGAACGTCGGCCTCATGGCCCAGAAGGCCGAGGAGTACGGCAGCCACGACAAGACCTTCGAGGTGCAGTACGACGGGGTCGCGAACATCGTCGACGCCGCCACCGGCGAGGTCTTGTTGTCCCAGAACGTCGAGGCCGGCGACATCTGGCGCATGTGCACCGTCAAGGACGCACCGATCCGCGACTGGGTCAAACTCGCCGTGGACCGCGCCCGCGCGTCCGAGATGCCCGCGGTCTTCTGGCTGGACCCGTACCGGCCGCACGAGAACAACCTCATCACGCTGGTCAAGAAGTACCTCGAGGACCACGACACCGAGGGCCTGGACATCCAGATCATGTCGCAGGTGCGTGCCATGCGGTACACCCTCGAGCGCGCGTGGCGTGGCCTGGACACCATCTCGGTGACCGGCAACATCCTGCGCGACTACCTCACCGACCTCTTCCCGATCCTCGAGCTGGGCACCAGCGCCAAGATGCTGTCGATCGTCCCACTCATGGCGGGCGGCGGGCTCTACGAGACCGGCGCGGGAGGGTCGGCGCCGAAGCACGTCCAGCAGCTGGTGGAAGAGAACCACCTGCGGTGGGATTCGCTCGGTGAGTTCCTCGCTCTCGGGGCGAGCCTGGACGACCTCGGCCGGAAGGACGACAACCCCAAGGCCACGATCCTGGCCAAGACGCTCGACACCGCCACCGGCAAGCTGTTGGAGAACCGGAAGTCGCCGTCCCGCGTCACCGGCGAGCTCGACAACCGGGGTAGCCAGTTCTGGCTCGCGCTGTACTGGGCCCAGGAGCTCGCCGAGCAGACCGACGATTCGGACCTGGCCGCACACTTCGCCCCGTTGGCCGAGAAGCTCACGGCCGACAAGGATACGATCCTCGGCGAACTGCTCGAGGTCCAGGGCAAAGAGGTCGACCTGGGAGGGTACTTCCAGCCCTCCGTCGACAAGCTGCGCGAGGTCATGCGGCCCAGCGCGACCTTCAACGCCGCCCTCGAGAGCCTCGGCGGATGA
- a CDS encoding dodecin has product MNHVYSVTEIVGSSPEGTDAAVANAIAEASKTLRNLEWFEVQSVRGKLDGDRVAHWQVTIKVGFRHES; this is encoded by the coding sequence ATGAACCATGTCTACAGCGTCACCGAGATCGTCGGATCCTCCCCCGAGGGAACCGACGCCGCCGTCGCCAATGCCATCGCCGAGGCATCCAAGACTCTGCGCAACCTCGAGTGGTTCGAGGTGCAGTCCGTCCGCGGAAAGCTGGACGGCGACCGGGTGGCCCACTGGCAGGTGACCATCAAGGTCGGGTTCCGACACGAATCCTGA
- a CDS encoding mismatch-specific DNA-glycosylase, with protein sequence MAQLVVTGIPRRPSPMGGRRPKRDELARFATADPHAVDDVLPADAEQLRLLIVGVNPGLWTAAVNAPFARPGNRFWPSLHRAGLTDHVVDAAEGLSAPDEQQLLSRGLGMTNLVGRATARADELTREELRAGAERVTTLAGELKPRVVAVAGITAFRTAFALPKAGYGKQNTSEVAGWPGEVTLWVLPQPSGLNAHETLDSLAEHWREVWNAVEESRHSAAG encoded by the coding sequence ATGGCTCAGTTGGTCGTGACCGGCATTCCACGGCGCCCCTCACCGATGGGCGGGCGCCGCCCGAAGCGCGACGAGCTGGCCCGGTTCGCCACCGCGGACCCACACGCGGTCGACGACGTCCTGCCCGCCGACGCCGAGCAGCTGCGACTTCTCATCGTCGGGGTCAATCCGGGCTTGTGGACCGCGGCCGTCAACGCGCCCTTCGCGAGGCCGGGAAACCGGTTCTGGCCGTCACTGCACCGGGCGGGGCTGACCGATCACGTCGTGGATGCCGCGGAGGGACTGTCGGCCCCGGACGAGCAACAGCTCCTCTCGCGGGGGCTCGGGATGACGAATCTCGTGGGCCGGGCGACCGCGAGGGCGGACGAACTCACCCGGGAGGAACTGCGCGCGGGCGCGGAGCGCGTGACGACGCTGGCCGGGGAACTGAAGCCCCGAGTCGTGGCCGTCGCGGGGATCACGGCCTTCCGGACCGCGTTCGCACTGCCGAAGGCTGGTTACGGGAAGCAGAACACCTCGGAGGTCGCTGGGTGGCCCGGCGAGGTCACGCTGTGGGTGCTCCCGCAGCCCAGCGGGTTGAACGCGCACGAGACTCTCGACTCCCTGGCCGAACACTGGCGGGAGGTCTGGAACGCGGTCGAGGAGAGTCGGCACTCCGCCGCGGGCTGA
- a CDS encoding YdeI family protein: protein MSTTDNRATQSPDSPLIVEHVDQWREWLTTHDDTCDGTWLMLAKKGVTRPTSLSYHEALEEALCSGWIDGQRRTYDDTTFVQRFTPRRARSIWSLRNVEIVARLAADRRLRPRGIAEIERAQSDGRWDRAYAGAATAELPGALAAALEATPAARAAFDRLSRAERYSAIHPLLVSPDGATLERRVERLIARLTSP from the coding sequence ATGAGCACGACGGACAACCGCGCGACGCAAAGCCCCGACTCACCCCTGATCGTGGAGCACGTCGATCAGTGGCGGGAGTGGCTCACGACACACGACGACACCTGCGACGGGACCTGGCTGATGCTCGCGAAGAAGGGCGTCACTCGCCCCACCTCGCTCTCCTACCACGAGGCGCTCGAGGAAGCACTCTGTAGCGGATGGATCGACGGGCAACGAAGGACCTACGACGACACGACGTTCGTGCAACGGTTCACCCCCCGCCGCGCGCGCTCCATCTGGTCGCTGCGGAACGTCGAGATCGTCGCCCGCCTCGCCGCGGACCGGCGACTCCGTCCTCGGGGGATCGCCGAGATCGAGCGGGCGCAGTCCGACGGCCGGTGGGACCGCGCCTACGCCGGCGCCGCGACCGCGGAGCTGCCCGGGGCCCTCGCGGCCGCGCTCGAGGCGACTCCGGCGGCGAGAGCCGCCTTCGATCGGCTCAGCCGCGCCGAGCGCTACAGCGCGATCCACCCGCTGCTCGTGTCCCCGGACGGCGCCACGCTGGAGCGGCGGGTCGAACGGCTGATCGCGCGGCTCACGTCACCGTGA